One part of the Diadema setosum chromosome 6, eeDiaSeto1, whole genome shotgun sequence genome encodes these proteins:
- the LOC140229579 gene encoding uncharacterized protein: MSRTNSVTPLVPEVTEVAPVNADHVNNGFTMRNTQAFELIPPITQSNGTPKISSRQQNNDIKVSDDQVHDKKNGGHLVVSLEPEENEKGRSSLDYRTDLDMDFYYCLRPLLLCMQFFGIWHGYIVDPLHNPPPKTLFKKIFNSKNYSVVVQIFLWFNAIRYFPSFFTGSLLDPQRLFAKVIFQVFTLQCALNSSVFFWCLSKPNKVAIFFHHFEVSIQTNPEARVDPRWLRRGSWVCAVIGCIFITIHFLNQGTNTMLPLELFRNNSVIFSAPMESSYPLQFLFLVIFVYDFAAWVFPLLFFILICLMLSRQFVLLDSRLEKSLRIARLDGCFPKDFEILRRQHEALATAVDTSNDGLFTFVNLVTYMTMAPLACFLLYRIISPVKYALGITGWVMYWTWIISIFINVIVASWIAALVSDRAHDPRERLFMVNLWNITNEEIMQMNVFLNRLSGDPIGYTIFDLVTITKPFILTIGGLLLTYYALISEFQG; encoded by the exons ATGTCGAGAACAAACAGTGTGACTCCCCTCGTGCCTGAAGTAACTGAGGTTGCACCAGTAAATGCAGATCATGTTAACAATGGGTTTACTATGAGAAACACTCAAGCGTTTGAACTGATTCCTCCAATCACTCAGTCAAACGGCACACCGAAAATTAGTTCGCGGCAGCAAAACAACGATATCAAAGTCTCCGATGACCAGGTTCACGACAAGAAAAACGGTGGTCACTTGGTGGTCTCGCTGGAGCCggaggaaaatgaaaaggggaggAGTTCTTTGGATTATCGCACAGATCTCGACATGGATTTCTACTACTGTCTGAGACCCCTCCTGCTGTGCATGCAATTCTTTGGTATCTGGCACGGCTACATCGTTGATCCTTTGCATAACCCTCCACCAAAGACGTTGTTCAAGAAAATATTCAACTCTAAGAATTACTCCGTCGTCGTTCAGATTTTCCTCTGGTTCAACGCCATCCGCTACTTCCCTTCATTCTTCACCGGTTCCCTGCTCGATCCCCAGCGCCTGTTCGCGAAAGTTATCTTCCAGGTGTTCACCCTCCAATGCGCCCTCAACTCCAGTGTCTTCTTCTGGTGCTTGTCCAAACCAAACAAGGTTGCCATCTTCTTCCACCATTTCGAGGTTTCGATCCAAACGAACCCTGAGGCTCGCGTCGACCCCCGCTGGCTGCGGAGAGGAAGCTGGGTGTGCGCTGTAATCGGTTGCATTTTCATCACCATCCATTTTCTGAACCAGGGGACCAACACGATGCTTCCTCTCGAGCTCTTCAGAAACAACAGCGTGATCTTCAGTGCTCCGATGGAGAGTAGTTACCCACTCCAATTCCTTTTCCTTGTCATTTTCGTCTACGACTTCGCCGCATGGGTCTTCCCTCTCCTCTTCTTCATCCTCATATGTTTAATGTTATCTCGTCAGTTCGTCCTCCTCGACTCCCGCCTGGAAAAGTCCCTCCGCATCGCGCGCCTCGACGGATGCTTTCCGAAGGACTTTGAGATTCTTCGTCGGCAGCACGAGGCCCTCGCCACTGCTGTGGACACTTCAAACGACGGCCTTTTCACGTTCGTCAATCTGGTAACTTACATGACCATGGCACCACTTGCTTGCTTTCTTCTTTACCGCATCATCTCACCTGTGAAGTACGCTCTGGGTATCACCGGCTGGGTCATGTATTGGACGTGGATCATCTCTATCTTCATCAATGTCATTGTTGCTTCTTGGATCGCCGCACTAGTTAGTGACCGG GCTCACGACCCTAGGGAGAGGCTCTTCATGGTGAACTTGTGGAACATCACAAATGAGGAAATTATGCAG ATGAATGTGTTCCTTAACCGCCTCAGTGGAGATCCGATCGGCTACACAATTTTCGACCTTGTCACTATCACCAAGCCTTTCATTCTCACG ATTGGTGGTCTTTTGTTGACCTACTATGCCCTCATCTCAGAGTTTCAAGGTTGA
- the LOC140229457 gene encoding cadherin EGF LAG seven-pass G-type receptor 3-like, with protein MYITVDYVFWNSSNLTTVETVTMTDTTTLVTTTSPLNPTNLPDEVVAALVISIILIFSTLIMLIYANRKFESDRAITVCCFLLTMSAQHITLVSGLYATANLAICRAVALMIHFFELSEAFWTLGMIVQIVLKATYKTPDIGSTSQYCALGWITPLFVVASTAGLNLNKYGNDTYCFLPVEEDIIFAFLVPGLLIIATNYVCLCYVLYEYVTTKKRDRKNLPQVLSVVPNARACAVVSLFLMLDWGLFILALRMNLGAVNAIWACNKLAESIFIFLLFGVFSTEVQSEYERRVGPCCPWVRKSSRAVMDSPSPRPGWRDEVSQISNAAENSVMDNDSTVMIYSGLHSGNSVNADSTTSLRGQGSANSHTRSLLNSSSGKATSISGSLMNNGNGDAFNRAGTSEQNGRPSSSRRTKIDPQKAKDALNDSTSSIASTMASTLNLKTKLKVFPLRKLNDQEHTRITNADQSDSPNDSGDGSPVKAPKKRVGWGKIMGGRT; from the exons ACCACATCGCCTCTCAACCCAACCAATCTACCGGACGAGGTGGTGGCAGCATTGGTCATTTCGATCATCCTCATATTCTCAACACTCATCATGCTGATCTATGCCAATCG gAAATTCGAATCGGACCGCGCCATCACTGTCTGTTGCTTCCTGCTTACCATGAGCGCCCAACATATCACCCTGGTCAGCGGTCTCTACGCCACAGCCAACCTG GCTATCTGTCGAGCTGTGGCTCTGATGATTCATTTCTTCGAGTTATCAGAAGCATTCTGGACTCTGGGCATGATCGTCCAAATAGTACTGAAG GCCACGTACAAGACCCCAGACATTGGAAGCACATCTCAGTACTGCGCACTAGGTTGGATTACCCCTCTCTTCGTGGTAGCCAGCACCGCCGGTCTTAATCTCAACAAATACGGCAACGACACCTA CTGCTTTCTTCCGGTTGAGGAAGACATTATTTTCGCCTTCCTCGTTCCTGGTTTGCTCATCATAGCG ACCaattatgtgtgtctttgctACGTTCTCTACGAGTATGTAACGACGAAAAAGAGGGACAGGAAAAATCTTCCACAAGTTCTAAGTGTTGT ACCTAATGCAAGAGCATGCGCCGTCGTTTCGTTATTTCTCATGCTGGACTGGGGTCTCTTCATCCTCGCCCTCCGCATGAACTTAGGGGCAGTAAACGCCATCTGGGCCTGCAATAAACTGGCCGAG agcatcttcatttttcttctctttggaGTCTTTAGCACGGAG GTTCAGTCGGAATACGAGCGACGGGTCGGACCCTGCTGCCCATGGGTGCGAAAGAGTTCACGAGCTGTCATGGATTCCCCTTCTCCCCGGCCGGGCTGGCGTGACGAAGTCTCTCAGATCAGCAACGCGGCAGAAAACAGCGTGATGGACAACGACAGCACAGTCATGATTTATTCGGGGCTCCACTCTGGTAATTCTGTGAACGCTGACTCAACGACCTCCCTGCGTGGACAGGGCTCAGCGAATTCACACACGCGTTCGCTGCTGAACAGTTCAAGTGGCAAGGCCACGAGCATTTCGGGTTCTCTCATGAACAATGGGAACGGGGATGCATTTAACAGAGCGGGAACCAGCGAACAAAATGGAAGACCGTCCTCGAGCAGGAGAACAAAGATCGACCCACAAAAGGCTAAGGACGCCCTCAATGATTCTACATCGTCAATAGCTTCCACAATGGCGTCCACATTGAATCTTAAG ACTAAGCTGAAAGTATTCCCCCTTCGGAAGTTGAATGATCAGGAGCACACACGCATTACGAACGCTGATCAGTCCGACTCACCAAACGACAGTGGGGATGGCAGCCCAGTCAAAGCGCCCAAGAAGAGGGTCGGCTGGGGAAAGATCATGGGCGGTAGGACGTGA